The following proteins are encoded in a genomic region of Pikeienuella piscinae:
- a CDS encoding GNAT family N-acetyltransferase gives MPEIEVREVAGRAQMKTFIRLPGQILRDDPNWVEPLHFERAQFFSPKHNPWFTHGEAAFFLAWSEGRAVGRISAQIDRLSPDVDGRVCGLFGALTAEPEQAIVTALLKAAEDWLRARGAGWMRGPYTLNINHEAGLLVDGFDSPPFLLMPHDPSWLGPMVEATGLAKGRDAFAYRLDTSAGLPERPKRLFRQTPPSLHVRPVDLKRWDEEVETIAHIFNESWKGNWGFVPFTREEIDAMAKEMKPLIDPGLTRIAELDGSAVGFIVMMPDINEAIGDFRGRLFPFNILRLIWRLKYGRIRGARVPLMGMLPGLEGLVGSIAPLLLIYSPEERCVERGFRELEFSWILEDNTSVRRLIEMLGAKIVKTYRFYERPLD, from the coding sequence ATGCCTGAAATCGAAGTGCGCGAGGTCGCCGGCAGAGCGCAGATGAAGACCTTCATCCGCCTTCCGGGCCAGATCCTCCGAGACGATCCAAACTGGGTCGAGCCGCTGCATTTCGAGCGCGCGCAGTTCTTTTCCCCGAAGCACAATCCCTGGTTCACGCACGGCGAGGCGGCGTTTTTCCTCGCCTGGTCCGAAGGGCGCGCGGTCGGCCGGATCAGCGCGCAGATCGACCGGCTTTCGCCCGATGTCGACGGCCGGGTATGCGGGCTTTTCGGCGCACTGACCGCGGAGCCGGAGCAGGCGATCGTCACCGCGCTTCTGAAGGCCGCGGAAGACTGGCTGCGCGCGCGCGGCGCGGGCTGGATGCGCGGCCCCTATACGCTCAACATCAATCACGAGGCGGGGCTGCTGGTCGACGGGTTCGACAGCCCACCCTTTCTTCTGATGCCGCACGACCCGTCATGGCTCGGCCCGATGGTTGAGGCGACCGGGCTCGCCAAGGGGCGCGACGCCTTCGCCTACCGGCTCGACACCTCGGCGGGACTGCCGGAGCGACCAAAACGACTGTTCCGTCAGACGCCGCCCTCGCTTCACGTCCGGCCCGTCGACCTCAAGCGCTGGGACGAGGAGGTCGAGACCATCGCGCATATCTTCAATGAGTCGTGGAAAGGCAACTGGGGTTTTGTCCCGTTCACGAGGGAGGAGATCGACGCCATGGCGAAGGAGATGAAGCCGCTGATCGATCCCGGCCTGACCCGCATCGCCGAGCTTGACGGGAGCGCGGTCGGCTTCATCGTGATGATGCCCGATATCAACGAGGCGATCGGGGATTTCCGCGGTCGACTCTTTCCCTTCAACATTCTGCGGCTTATCTGGCGGCTGAAATACGGCCGCATACGCGGCGCGCGGGTGCCGTTGATGGGGATGCTGCCGGGTCTCGAAGGTCTGGTCGGCTCCATCGCTCCGCTGTTGCTGATCTATTCGCCCGAGGAACGCTGCGTCGAGCGCGGGTTCCGCGAGCTCGAGTTCAGCTGGATTCTCGAAGACAACACATCGGTCCGCAGGCTGATCGAGATGCTGGGCGCGAAAATCGTCAAGACCTACCGCTTCTACGAGCGGCCGCTGGACTGA
- a CDS encoding acetolactate synthase large subunit — protein MTKASDLFIECLEAEGCEYVFGIPGEENLDFLDSLSRSKKIQLVLTRHEQGAGFMASVYGRLTGKTGVCVSTLGPGATNFTTAAAYAQLGGMPMLMVTGQKPVKKSKQGRFQILDVVEMMGPITKYSTQIVAGDNIPSRVREAYRIAEEEKPGAVHIELPEDIADENTEEKPIPKSAVRRPVPEDKSIIQALEKIHAAKSPILVIGAGGNRKLTSKMLEKFIEKTGIPFVTTQLGKGVVDERHPLFMGCAALSAGDYVHRAIEAADLIINIGHDVIEKPPFFMKQGGAEVIHVSYNTAEVDPVYFPQIEVIGDIGNAVWQLKNGVKKEEEAEWDFSRMMEVKKHHDAQILEGVGDMRFPIYPQHAVSVIREAMPDDGMICLDNGVYKIWFARNYLARKPNTVLLDNALATMGAGLPSAMAARLVYPDRKVMAICGDGGFMMNSQELETAVRLKMNLAVLILNDNSYGMIRWKQANMGFKDWGLQYGNPDFVKYVESYGGIGHRVGSAEELPKIIETALSTPGVHLIDCPVDYAENDQILNIDIKKRSAAV, from the coding sequence ATGACCAAAGCATCAGATCTGTTCATCGAATGTCTTGAGGCGGAGGGGTGCGAATATGTTTTCGGCATCCCCGGCGAGGAAAATCTTGATTTTCTCGACAGTCTTTCGCGCTCGAAGAAGATCCAGCTGGTCCTCACTCGCCATGAGCAGGGCGCGGGCTTCATGGCTTCGGTCTATGGCAGGTTGACCGGCAAGACCGGCGTCTGCGTCTCCACGCTCGGGCCGGGCGCGACGAATTTCACGACCGCCGCAGCCTATGCGCAGCTCGGCGGGATGCCGATGCTGATGGTGACCGGCCAGAAGCCGGTGAAGAAATCGAAACAGGGCCGGTTCCAGATTCTCGACGTCGTGGAGATGATGGGTCCGATCACCAAGTATTCGACGCAGATCGTCGCCGGCGACAACATCCCCTCGCGGGTCCGCGAGGCCTATCGCATCGCCGAGGAGGAGAAACCCGGCGCCGTGCATATCGAACTGCCCGAGGACATCGCCGACGAAAACACCGAGGAGAAACCGATCCCGAAATCGGCGGTGCGCCGGCCGGTTCCTGAGGATAAGTCGATCATCCAGGCGCTGGAGAAGATCCACGCGGCGAAATCGCCGATTCTGGTCATCGGCGCCGGCGGCAATCGCAAGTTGACCTCGAAGATGCTGGAGAAATTCATCGAGAAGACCGGCATCCCCTTCGTCACCACGCAGCTCGGCAAGGGCGTGGTCGATGAGCGCCATCCGCTCTTCATGGGCTGCGCCGCGCTATCGGCGGGCGACTACGTGCACCGGGCGATCGAGGCCGCGGATCTCATCATCAATATTGGTCATGATGTGATCGAGAAGCCGCCCTTCTTCATGAAACAGGGCGGCGCGGAAGTGATCCACGTCTCCTACAACACCGCCGAGGTCGATCCGGTATATTTCCCGCAGATCGAGGTGATCGGCGATATCGGCAACGCCGTTTGGCAACTGAAGAACGGCGTGAAGAAGGAGGAAGAGGCGGAGTGGGACTTTTCGCGTATGATGGAGGTGAAAAAGCACCACGACGCGCAGATTCTCGAAGGCGTCGGCGATATGCGGTTCCCGATCTATCCGCAGCACGCCGTCTCGGTGATCCGCGAGGCGATGCCCGATGACGGCATGATCTGTCTCGACAATGGTGTCTACAAGATCTGGTTCGCCCGGAATTACCTGGCGCGCAAGCCGAACACCGTGCTCCTGGACAACGCGTTGGCCACCATGGGCGCGGGGTTGCCTTCGGCGATGGCGGCGCGACTGGTCTACCCGGACCGGAAGGTGATGGCGATCTGCGGCGATGGCGGGTTCATGATGAACTCGCAGGAGCTGGAGACCGCTGTTCGGCTGAAAATGAACCTCGCCGTTCTGATCCTGAACGACAACTCCTACGGGATGATCCGCTGGAAACAGGCCAATATGGGCTTCAAGGACTGGGGCCTTCAGTACGGCAACCCGGACTTCGTGAAATATGTCGAAAGCTACGGCGGCATCGGCCATCGCGTCGGCTCGGCGGAGGAACTGCCGAAGATCATCGAAACCGCGCTCTCGACACCCGGCGTGCACCTTATTGACTGTCCGGTCGATTACGCAGAGAACGACCAGATCCTGAATATCGACATCAAGAAGCGTTCAGCCGCGGTGTAA
- a CDS encoding Lrp/AsnC family transcriptional regulator, protein MDLDGFDRKILALLQADASLTTAQLAGAVALSPSQCSRRRIALEAAGLIAGYRAELDAHLLGYGVEAFSRVTLAAHSETVVDDIAGFFDALPEVRMAYTLTGDADYLLHVQVRSLDELASFVHRRLLPHPMVAQVRSDIVLQRVGRPKGVPI, encoded by the coding sequence ATGGACCTCGACGGCTTCGACCGGAAGATTCTCGCGCTCCTGCAGGCGGACGCGAGTCTCACCACCGCCCAGCTTGCCGGGGCGGTCGCGCTCTCGCCCTCGCAATGCTCGCGCCGCCGGATCGCGCTGGAGGCCGCCGGGCTGATCGCCGGCTACCGGGCGGAACTGGACGCCCATCTGCTCGGCTATGGCGTCGAGGCGTTCAGCCGGGTGACCCTTGCGGCGCATTCCGAAACCGTGGTGGACGATATCGCCGGGTTCTTCGACGCGCTGCCCGAGGTCCGCATGGCCTACACGCTGACCGGCGATGCGGATTACCTTCTCCACGTGCAGGTGCGCTCGCTGGACGAGTTGGCGAGCTTCGTGCACCGGCGGCTCCTGCCGCACCCGATGGTGGCGCAGGTTCGCTCCGACATCGTGCTGCAACGTGTCGGGCGGCCGAAAGGCGTGCCGATCTGA
- the hppD gene encoding 4-hydroxyphenylpyruvate dioxygenase, whose translation MGPFPHDAAPAEITAQNPAGTDGFEFVEFAHPEPEALHALFEQMGYTAVAKHRTKDVTLYRQGDINYLVNAEPGDFAADFVKAHGPCAASMAWRVVDPQQAYAHAVANGAKGYHGDDKVMDAPAILGIGGSLLYFVARDGVSPYAADYEWLGEVDPKPEGIGFFYLDHLTHNVHRGNMDKWYRFYSGIFNFKEIRFFDIKGRMTGLTSRALTSPCGKIRIPINESADETSQIEEYLREYNGEGIQHIAVATNDIYSSVDALAANGMEFMPAPPDVYYDMSHKRVTGHEEPIERMKRHGILIDGEGVVDGGMTRILLQIFSKTVVGPIFFEFIQRKGDDGFGEGNFRALFESIEQDQINRGVLSAAE comes from the coding sequence ATGGGACCCTTCCCGCACGACGCCGCCCCCGCCGAGATCACCGCGCAGAACCCCGCCGGCACGGACGGGTTCGAGTTCGTCGAGTTCGCGCATCCGGAGCCGGAGGCCCTGCACGCGCTCTTCGAACAGATGGGCTACACCGCCGTCGCCAAACATCGCACGAAGGACGTGACGCTCTACCGGCAGGGCGACATCAACTATCTGGTCAATGCCGAACCGGGCGATTTCGCCGCCGATTTCGTCAAGGCGCACGGCCCCTGCGCCGCGTCAATGGCGTGGCGCGTCGTCGATCCGCAGCAGGCTTATGCGCACGCCGTCGCCAATGGCGCGAAGGGCTATCACGGCGATGACAAGGTTATGGACGCCCCCGCCATTCTCGGCATCGGCGGCTCGCTGCTCTATTTCGTCGCCCGTGACGGCGTCTCGCCCTACGCGGCGGATTACGAATGGCTCGGCGAGGTTGACCCGAAGCCGGAGGGGATCGGGTTCTTTTATCTCGACCACCTCACCCACAACGTCCATCGCGGCAATATGGACAAGTGGTACCGGTTCTATTCCGGCATCTTCAATTTCAAGGAGATCCGGTTCTTCGACATCAAGGGGAGGATGACCGGGCTCACCTCGCGCGCGCTGACCTCGCCCTGCGGCAAGATCCGCATCCCGATCAACGAAAGCGCCGACGAGACCAGCCAGATCGAGGAGTATCTGCGCGAATACAATGGCGAGGGCATCCAGCACATCGCCGTGGCGACCAACGACATCTACTCCTCGGTCGACGCGCTCGCGGCCAACGGGATGGAGTTCATGCCGGCGCCGCCCGATGTCTATTACGACATGAGCCACAAGCGCGTGACCGGCCACGAGGAGCCGATCGAACGGATGAAGCGGCACGGCATCCTGATCGACGGCGAAGGCGTCGTGGATGGCGGGATGACGCGGATCCTGCTGCAGATCTTCTCGAAAACCGTCGTCGGCCCGATCTTCTTCGAATTCATCCAGAGGAAGGGCGACGACGGCTTCGGCGAGGGCAATTTCCGCGCGCTCTTTGAAAGCATCGAGCAGGATCAGATCAACCGGGGCGTGCTCAGCGCCGCCGAATGA
- a CDS encoding LysE family translocator — MPSLETMVVVALAGLALSASPGPSMLYVLSRSVGQSRAAGLASAIGLGLGGVLLAVIAALGLAAVFQQSTTAYQAMTVVGAGYLIYLGIRMILEREASQNGEVRIGPVEKRSYARIIWQGILVEVLNPKTILFFMAFIPPFVETSKGDIALQMLVLGVLVPLTAVPSDLIVAFVGGSLAQTVQGNRLIRRGLSWLGGIFLIGIGVSLFF; from the coding sequence ATGCCGTCGCTTGAGACGATGGTCGTTGTGGCGCTGGCCGGGCTCGCCCTCAGCGCTTCTCCGGGACCTTCCATGCTTTACGTCCTCTCGCGCAGCGTCGGCCAGAGCCGGGCCGCCGGCCTGGCTTCGGCGATCGGACTCGGACTCGGCGGCGTGCTTCTGGCGGTGATCGCCGCGCTGGGCCTTGCGGCGGTGTTCCAGCAATCCACGACCGCGTATCAGGCGATGACGGTCGTCGGCGCGGGCTATCTGATCTATCTCGGGATACGGATGATCCTGGAGCGCGAAGCTAGTCAGAACGGAGAAGTGCGGATCGGGCCGGTCGAAAAGCGCAGCTACGCACGGATCATCTGGCAGGGCATATTGGTCGAGGTGCTGAATCCGAAGACCATTCTCTTCTTCATGGCCTTCATCCCGCCCTTCGTCGAAACCTCGAAGGGCGATATCGCCCTGCAGATGCTGGTGCTCGGTGTTCTGGTGCCGCTGACCGCGGTGCCCTCCGACCTGATCGTCGCCTTCGTCGGCGGCTCGCTGGCGCAGACGGTGCAGGGCAACCGGTTGATCCGGCGCGGGCTTTCGTGGCTCGGCGGAATCTTCCTGATCGGGATCGGCGTCAGCCTGTTTTTCTGA
- a CDS encoding isopenicillin N synthase family dioxygenase: MFGADVLPVIDLGPLRSGGKADIKRVADEMGEAAREVGFFYVANHGISPALIESAYGAAESFFAQPDDVKRAYYIGDSLNHRGYVPFTEKGDYADEVNRNYEAFDLALDLPHDDPDYLAGNLLLGPNVWPELDGFRERIGAYYASISSVGLKICAALELHLDLPPGDLTKQMTKPISQLRLLHYVRARGTTESKSVNMGAHTDYECLTLLHQRQKGLQVMTRRDEWIDVPVKPEAFIINIGDMLEAWTNGAFRSTPHRVLNLSPERFSMPYFVAANYDTVIKPFPSLISPNNPPKYEGFNAGLHLERMLLRDFPYLRERRGERIWSATTDHEGPVQNPFEKRMNGVRAD; the protein is encoded by the coding sequence ATGTTCGGTGCTGATGTCTTGCCTGTAATCGATCTCGGGCCGCTGAGAAGCGGCGGAAAGGCGGATATAAAACGTGTTGCCGACGAGATGGGAGAGGCGGCGCGCGAAGTCGGTTTCTTCTACGTCGCGAACCACGGGATTTCACCCGCGTTGATCGAAAGCGCCTATGGCGCGGCGGAATCGTTTTTCGCCCAGCCCGACGACGTCAAGCGCGCGTACTATATCGGCGACAGCCTCAATCATCGCGGCTACGTCCCCTTTACCGAGAAGGGCGACTACGCGGACGAGGTGAATCGCAATTACGAAGCGTTCGACCTGGCGCTCGACCTTCCGCACGACGACCCGGACTATCTGGCGGGGAACTTGCTTCTCGGACCGAACGTCTGGCCGGAACTCGATGGGTTTCGCGAACGGATCGGCGCCTATTACGCGTCGATCTCGTCTGTCGGCCTGAAGATATGCGCGGCGCTGGAATTGCATCTCGACCTGCCGCCGGGGGATCTGACCAAGCAGATGACGAAGCCCATCTCGCAGCTGCGGCTTCTGCATTATGTGCGCGCGCGCGGCACCACGGAGTCGAAGAGCGTGAACATGGGCGCGCACACCGATTACGAATGCCTGACTCTGCTTCATCAGCGTCAGAAGGGCCTGCAGGTGATGACCCGGCGCGACGAGTGGATCGACGTTCCGGTGAAACCGGAAGCGTTCATCATCAATATCGGCGACATGCTCGAAGCCTGGACGAACGGCGCCTTCCGCTCCACCCCGCACCGCGTGCTGAATCTTAGTCCTGAACGGTTCTCGATGCCGTATTTCGTGGCGGCGAATTACGACACCGTGATCAAGCCGTTTCCAAGCTTGATTTCGCCTAATAATCCGCCAAAGTATGAAGGATTCAATGCAGGGTTGCATCTGGAGCGTATGTTGCTAAGAGATTTTCCATATCTGAGAGAACGGCGTGGCGAACGCATCTGGTCGGCGACGACCGACCATGAGGGGCCCGTCCAGAATCCCTTCGAGAAGCGTATGAACGGCGTGAGGGCGGACTGA
- a CDS encoding aldehyde dehydrogenase family protein has protein sequence MPELKAKYPYYLNNEAVFANDDLEVTDKYSGEVATRCALADSAAIDAGIAGAVEATDAMAKMPSFAKKAVLEHCVARFRERKEELAYSLCVEAGKPINDAEGEVTRLIDTFQIAAEESTRMHGELQALDISPRAKGYRGMWKRVPIGPCSFISPFNFPLNLAAHKVAPAIAVGCPFVMKPASRTPLGALIMGEVLAETDLPKGAFSILPCSRDGADLFTVDDRLKLLSFTGSPGVGWDLKARCGKKKVVLELGGNAAVVVDSDTRDLDDAVTRIIFGAFYQSGQSCIGVQRIIIHEDIYDEMKAKLVAKTKTLVSGDPKVRETFIGPMISEKEAARLHGWIESAVAAGGDLLCGGGRDGAMLQATLLENVPVDQDICAEEAFGPAAVLQKFSTWDQAISMVNDSKFGLQAGIFTRDYYKVQQAWDEMDVGGVVVGDVPSYRVDNMPYGGVKDSGLGREGILFAMEDMTEIRNLVIRTPPG, from the coding sequence ATGCCCGAACTCAAAGCGAAATACCCCTACTACCTCAACAACGAGGCCGTCTTCGCGAATGACGATCTCGAGGTGACCGACAAATATTCCGGCGAGGTGGCGACACGCTGCGCGCTGGCGGACAGCGCCGCCATTGACGCGGGCATCGCCGGCGCAGTCGAGGCGACCGACGCGATGGCGAAGATGCCGTCCTTCGCCAAGAAGGCGGTGCTAGAACACTGTGTCGCGCGCTTTCGCGAACGCAAGGAGGAACTGGCCTATTCGCTCTGCGTCGAGGCCGGCAAGCCGATCAACGACGCCGAGGGCGAGGTCACGCGCCTGATCGACACATTCCAGATCGCGGCCGAGGAATCGACGCGGATGCACGGCGAGCTGCAGGCGCTCGACATTTCGCCCCGGGCGAAGGGTTATCGCGGCATGTGGAAGCGGGTGCCGATCGGTCCCTGCTCGTTCATCTCGCCGTTCAATTTCCCGCTCAATCTGGCGGCGCACAAGGTCGCCCCCGCCATTGCGGTCGGCTGCCCGTTCGTGATGAAGCCCGCCTCGCGCACGCCGCTCGGCGCGCTGATCATGGGCGAGGTTCTGGCCGAGACCGATCTGCCGAAGGGGGCGTTCTCGATCTTGCCCTGTTCGCGCGACGGCGCCGATCTCTTCACAGTGGACGACAGGCTGAAGCTTCTCTCCTTCACCGGATCGCCCGGCGTCGGCTGGGACCTGAAGGCGCGCTGCGGCAAGAAGAAGGTTGTGCTGGAGCTTGGCGGCAACGCCGCAGTCGTGGTCGATTCCGACACCAGGGATCTTGACGACGCGGTCACCCGGATCATCTTCGGCGCCTTCTACCAGTCGGGCCAGTCGTGCATCGGCGTTCAGCGGATCATTATCCATGAAGACATCTATGATGAGATGAAAGCGAAACTGGTCGCGAAGACGAAAACGCTCGTGTCCGGTGATCCGAAGGTGCGCGAAACCTTCATCGGCCCGATGATCTCGGAGAAGGAGGCCGCGCGCCTCCATGGCTGGATCGAATCCGCGGTCGCGGCCGGCGGCGATCTTCTCTGCGGCGGGGGGCGCGACGGCGCGATGCTGCAGGCGACGCTGCTGGAGAACGTGCCGGTGGATCAGGACATTTGCGCCGAGGAGGCCTTCGGCCCGGCCGCTGTCTTGCAGAAATTCTCGACCTGGGATCAGGCGATCTCGATGGTCAACGATTCCAAGTTCGGCCTGCAGGCGGGCATCTTCACCCGCGATTACTACAAGGTGCAGCAGGCGTGGGATGAGATGGACGTGGGCGGGGTCGTTGTCGGCGATGTTCCGTCCTATAGGGTCGACAACATGCCATACGGGGGCGTCAAGGATAGCGGGCTCGGGCGCGAAGGCATCCTGTTCGCGATGGAGGACATGACGGAGATCCGTAATCTGGTGATTCGCACGCCGCCGGGATGA
- a CDS encoding MFS transporter → MSKSVAVSLLCLAVVAGMAPWFAAAAAMPDMAREAALGPARQALMSSAVQAGFVIGALGSAITGLSDRFDPRRVLAAAALMNAGATGALLLIAPGSDAAVALRFLTGAGFAGIYPLGMKIAVGWGLRDRGLLVGTLVGALTVGSAAPHLAAYLGGAEWRLVIGSAAAASLFAALVAPFVRLGPHHARAPVFDPKVIRLIWTDRRIRAATGGYLGHMWELYAMWGWVGAAAAAGYGARLGTSEAERLAALTAFLAIAIGAAFCAPAGWLADRVGKARVAAGAMMISGAAALAVALAHGGPVWLSFILILIWGAAVIPDSAQFSALIADAAPAEAAGSLMTMQTALGFTLTVATVQATPILAAMAGWPAVLALMALGPAVGVAALRPLLLRRAHL, encoded by the coding sequence ATGTCGAAATCCGTCGCCGTTTCCCTTCTCTGCCTCGCCGTCGTCGCCGGCATGGCGCCCTGGTTCGCCGCCGCAGCAGCGATGCCGGACATGGCGCGGGAGGCGGCGCTCGGCCCCGCGAGGCAGGCGCTGATGTCCTCCGCCGTTCAGGCCGGCTTCGTGATCGGCGCGCTCGGCTCGGCTATCACCGGGCTCTCCGACCGGTTCGACCCGCGCCGCGTGCTCGCCGCCGCCGCGTTGATGAACGCCGGCGCCACCGGCGCGCTCCTTCTCATCGCGCCCGGCTCGGACGCCGCGGTCGCACTGCGCTTTCTTACTGGGGCGGGGTTCGCGGGGATCTATCCGCTCGGCATGAAGATCGCCGTCGGCTGGGGCCTGCGCGATCGGGGGCTTCTGGTCGGCACGCTGGTAGGGGCGCTGACGGTCGGCTCGGCGGCGCCGCATTTGGCCGCCTATCTTGGCGGCGCCGAATGGCGGTTGGTGATCGGCTCCGCCGCCGCCGCGTCGCTCTTCGCCGCGCTCGTCGCGCCCTTCGTCCGGCTCGGCCCGCATCACGCGCGCGCACCGGTTTTCGACCCGAAGGTGATCCGCCTGATCTGGACCGATCGGCGCATCCGCGCCGCCACCGGCGGCTATCTCGGCCATATGTGGGAGCTGTACGCGATGTGGGGCTGGGTCGGCGCGGCGGCGGCTGCGGGCTATGGCGCACGTCTCGGAACATCGGAAGCGGAGCGTCTGGCGGCGCTGACCGCCTTTCTCGCCATCGCGATCGGCGCGGCGTTCTGCGCCCCGGCCGGTTGGCTCGCCGACCGTGTCGGCAAGGCGCGGGTCGCGGCCGGCGCGATGATGATCTCCGGCGCGGCGGCGCTGGCGGTCGCGCTGGCGCATGGCGGGCCGGTCTGGCTCTCGTTCATTCTGATCCTGATCTGGGGCGCGGCGGTGATCCCCGACAGCGCGCAGTTCTCGGCGTTGATCGCCGACGCCGCGCCGGCCGAGGCCGCCGGCAGCCTGATGACAATGCAGACCGCGCTCGGCTTCACGCTGACCGTCGCGACGGTGCAGGCGACGCCGATCCTCGCGGCGATGGCCGGCTGGCCGGCGGTGCTGGCGCTGATGGCGCTTGGCCCGGCGGTCGGCGTCGCCGCGCTCCGTCCGCTTCTGCTTCGGCGGGCGCATTTGTGA
- a CDS encoding LptF/LptG family permease: protein MTLALHLTRAVLIRVLATTLALAGLAIALDLVESAAEVLKQDDGGLLRYLGLRAPIILTAVLPVGLILGPVLAFLSLAGRSEFTVLRASGATIYRLLLLLVPLGLVFGACLYALSDRISPVLEGRLLTWLDPQPAATSGGFWARTSLGVVHADASSTRGDLIFDLEVYEMDAEGRMTARISAASARFADGVWRLGEASRLTPGQSKSTRIDGERWETPLRPANVRALSSPTSAVAGDVAERILTGAWAGNRTTEFYQVRVYRGYAAFMAPLVMILLAAPAAFGTRRGGGLGKHAALGVVLGFAFLLFDGMLTALGETGNLPPALAAFGATAMFASIGGYVLLTLEE, encoded by the coding sequence ATGACGCTGGCGTTGCACCTGACGCGCGCGGTGCTGATCCGGGTGCTGGCGACGACGCTCGCGCTGGCCGGTCTCGCCATCGCGCTCGATCTCGTGGAGAGCGCGGCGGAAGTGCTGAAACAGGATGACGGCGGTCTGCTCCGCTATCTCGGCCTGCGCGCGCCGATCATCCTGACAGCGGTACTGCCGGTCGGCCTCATCCTCGGGCCGGTCCTCGCGTTTCTCAGCCTCGCCGGGCGGAGCGAGTTCACGGTTCTGCGCGCTTCGGGCGCGACGATCTATCGACTGCTCCTACTTCTCGTCCCGCTCGGGCTCGTCTTCGGGGCCTGCCTCTATGCGCTCAGCGACCGGATATCGCCTGTTCTCGAGGGGCGCTTGCTGACCTGGCTCGACCCGCAGCCAGCCGCGACATCTGGCGGGTTCTGGGCGCGCACGTCGCTCGGCGTGGTGCACGCCGACGCCTCCTCCACGCGCGGCGACCTGATCTTCGATCTCGAAGTCTACGAGATGGATGCCGAAGGCCGGATGACGGCGCGGATCAGCGCCGCTTCGGCCCGCTTCGCGGACGGCGTCTGGCGCCTCGGAGAGGCGAGCCGGCTGACGCCAGGTCAATCGAAATCGACCCGGATCGATGGTGAGCGGTGGGAGACTCCACTCCGCCCGGCGAATGTGCGCGCGCTCTCCAGCCCTACAAGCGCCGTCGCCGGCGACGTCGCCGAACGGATTCTGACCGGCGCCTGGGCGGGCAACAGGACGACGGAGTTCTATCAGGTCAGGGTCTATCGTGGATACGCCGCCTTCATGGCGCCGCTGGTGATGATCCTGCTCGCCGCCCCCGCCGCCTTCGGGACGCGGCGCGGCGGCGGCCTCGGCAAACACGCCGCGCTCGGCGTCGTGCTCGGTTTCGCCTTCCTGCTGTTCGACGGCATGCTGACCGCGCTCGGCGAGACAGGCAACCTGCCGCCCGCGCTCGCCGCCTTCGGCGCGACGGCTATGTTCGCGTCGATCGGCGGCTATGTGCTGCTCACGCTGGAGGAATAA